A DNA window from Vibrio cidicii contains the following coding sequences:
- the glgC gene encoding glucose-1-phosphate adenylyltransferase, with protein MAGVLGMILAGGEGSRLRPLTESRSKPSVPFGGSYRLIDFALNNFVNADLMRIYVLTQFKSQSLFHHMKKGWNINGITDRFIDPIPAQMRTGKRWYEGTADAIYQNLRFMELSEPDQVCIFGSDHIYKMDIKQMLDYHKEKKASLTVSALRMPLSEASQFGVIEVDADGRMIGFQEKPQNPKSIPGDPEHALVSMGNYVFEAKVLFAELIEDADDEESSHDFGKDIIPKMFPRGDVFVYDFSLNRIPGEKEQVYWRDVGTIDSYWQAHMDLLKHDAPFSLYNRKWPLHTYHPPLPPATFTDSANGRVQIIDSLVSNGSYVRGSRIEKSVLGFRSNIASACDISECILLGDVKIGEGCVLRRVIMDKEVDVAPGTQIGVNLQEDKKHFHVSEEGIVVIPKGARVGY; from the coding sequence ATGGCTGGTGTTTTGGGAATGATTCTTGCTGGTGGTGAAGGCTCAAGATTACGTCCTTTGACGGAATCGAGAAGTAAACCTTCCGTCCCTTTTGGCGGTAGCTATCGTCTTATCGATTTTGCGTTGAACAACTTTGTTAACGCTGATCTGATGCGCATCTACGTATTGACTCAATTTAAATCACAATCTCTATTCCATCATATGAAGAAGGGATGGAACATTAATGGCATTACGGATCGCTTTATCGACCCGATCCCTGCACAGATGCGGACAGGAAAACGTTGGTATGAAGGAACCGCCGACGCGATTTACCAGAACTTACGTTTTATGGAGCTTTCTGAGCCTGATCAAGTGTGTATCTTTGGTTCAGACCACATCTACAAAATGGATATCAAGCAGATGCTTGATTATCACAAAGAGAAAAAAGCGTCGTTAACGGTTTCGGCATTGCGCATGCCTCTTTCTGAAGCGTCACAATTTGGTGTCATCGAAGTCGATGCTGATGGCCGCATGATTGGCTTTCAAGAAAAACCACAGAATCCGAAGTCTATCCCTGGAGATCCTGAGCATGCATTAGTTTCAATGGGTAACTATGTGTTTGAGGCAAAGGTACTGTTCGCGGAATTGATTGAAGATGCCGATGATGAAGAGTCATCGCACGATTTTGGTAAAGACATTATTCCGAAAATGTTCCCACGTGGTGATGTATTCGTCTACGACTTCAGCTTAAACCGTATTCCTGGAGAGAAAGAACAAGTGTACTGGCGTGATGTCGGCACGATTGACTCTTACTGGCAAGCGCATATGGACCTTTTGAAACACGATGCGCCGTTCTCGTTATATAACCGTAAGTGGCCGCTACATACCTATCACCCACCACTACCACCAGCGACGTTTACCGACTCGGCTAATGGTCGCGTGCAGATCATTGATAGTCTGGTCAGCAATGGTAGTTATGTGCGCGGTTCAAGAATTGAAAAATCTGTCTTAGGTTTTCGCAGCAACATCGCTTCAGCGTGTGACATCAGTGAATGCATCCTGTTAGGCGATGTGAAAATCGGCGAGGGTTGCGTGTTGCGCCGCGTGATCATGGATAAAGAGGTCGATGTGGCACCTGGCACGCAGATTGGTGTGAACTTACAGGAAGATAAGAAACACTTCCATGTATCGGAAGAGGGCATCGTAGTGATTCCAAAAGGAGCTCGTGTTGGCTACTAG
- a CDS encoding DUF2007 domain-containing protein yields the protein MRVFTANSPVEAHIVCQLLRNENIRCEVHGEGLFGLKGELPATSESDPYIWLHEPQQYQAALKIVSEYLQKPCVATHWYCSNCGEENEGQFALCWCCGEPDTSS from the coding sequence ATGCGTGTATTTACTGCCAATTCCCCTGTTGAGGCACATATCGTCTGTCAACTGTTGCGAAATGAGAATATCAGGTGTGAAGTACACGGAGAGGGGCTGTTTGGCTTGAAAGGCGAACTACCCGCGACCAGTGAAAGTGACCCCTATATTTGGCTACATGAGCCTCAGCAATACCAAGCAGCACTGAAAATCGTTAGTGAGTACTTGCAAAAGCCCTGCGTTGCTACTCATTGGTACTGTTCAAACTGCGGTGAGGAAAATGAGGGCCAATTCGCTCTCTGTTGGTGTTGTGGCGAACCCGACACCAGCAGTTAA
- a CDS encoding arginyltransferase encodes MSSDIHQIKIGLTDNHPCSYLPERQERVAVALEPEMHSAESYEVLLANGFRRSGDTIYKPHCDLCQACKPIRVAVPDFVLSKSQKRLRKKSRKLSWCLKKSMDSNWFSLYSRYITARHKHGTMYPPQKKDFAHFSRSQWVTTLYLHIYEGERLLAIAATDIMEQCASAFYTFFDPDYPLSLGTLAVLFQLEHCQQEHKQWLYLGYQIDECEAMNYKVRFERHQKLVNQRWQG; translated from the coding sequence ATGAGTTCAGATATTCACCAAATAAAAATAGGGCTCACAGACAACCATCCATGCAGTTATCTGCCAGAGCGTCAAGAACGTGTCGCTGTCGCCTTAGAACCAGAAATGCATTCCGCAGAAAGCTATGAAGTGTTGCTCGCGAACGGATTTCGCCGCAGTGGTGACACGATTTACAAGCCACACTGCGATCTTTGCCAAGCGTGCAAGCCCATCCGCGTTGCCGTTCCCGATTTTGTGCTGTCGAAAAGCCAGAAGCGCTTGAGAAAAAAGTCCAGGAAACTGAGCTGGTGCCTCAAAAAATCCATGGATAGTAACTGGTTTAGTTTGTATAGCCGCTATATTACCGCTCGTCACAAACACGGCACTATGTATCCGCCACAGAAAAAGGATTTCGCCCACTTCTCCCGCAGTCAGTGGGTTACCACCCTGTATCTTCATATTTATGAAGGAGAACGGCTTCTGGCTATTGCGGCTACTGACATCATGGAGCAGTGTGCTAGCGCCTTTTACACATTTTTTGATCCCGATTATCCGCTTTCCCTTGGCACCCTTGCGGTTTTGTTCCAGCTCGAGCACTGCCAGCAAGAACATAAGCAGTGGCTCTACCTTGGTTATCAGATTGATGAATGCGAAGCGATGAACTATAAAGTTCGTTTTGAGCGTCACCAAAAACTAGTAAATCAGCGTTGGCAAGGGTAG
- the aroA gene encoding 3-phosphoshikimate 1-carboxyvinyltransferase, with protein MESLTLQPIKKVNGEVNLPGSKSVSNRALLLAALAQGTTRLTNLLDSDDIRHMLNALSKLGVDYRLSDDKTVCTVNGLGRPFTVTEATELFLGNAGTAMRPLAAALCLGQGEYVLTGEPRMKERPIGHLVDSLRAAGADIQYLENEHFPPLKIKATGLKAGTVSIDGSISSQFLTAFLMSAPLADGEVTIKIVGELVSKPYIDITLHIMQQFGVKVINKEYQEFVIPAGQQYLAPGDFLVEGDASSASYFLAAAAIKGGEIKVTGIGKNSIQGDIQFAHALEKMGAEIEWGDDYVISRVGQLKGIDMDYNHIPDAAMTIATTALFAQGTTAIRNVYNWRVKETDRLAAMATELRKVGAEVEEGEDYLIVKPTKQLKHAAIDTYDDHRMAMCFSLVALSDTPVTINDPKCTSKTFPDYFDKLAQLSELA; from the coding sequence ATGGAAAGCCTTACGTTACAACCAATTAAGAAAGTTAATGGTGAAGTGAACCTGCCGGGTTCTAAAAGTGTTTCAAACCGTGCGCTCCTGCTCGCCGCACTCGCGCAGGGGACAACAAGACTGACCAACCTGCTTGATAGTGATGATATTCGTCATATGCTCAATGCGTTGAGCAAGCTAGGCGTCGATTACCGACTCTCCGACGACAAAACCGTTTGTACTGTGAATGGATTGGGGCGTCCATTTACGGTGACAGAGGCAACAGAGTTGTTTTTGGGTAATGCTGGCACGGCGATGCGTCCACTTGCCGCCGCCTTGTGTCTAGGTCAAGGTGAGTATGTACTTACTGGCGAACCGCGTATGAAAGAGCGTCCCATTGGTCATTTAGTGGACTCGCTTCGAGCGGCGGGCGCAGATATTCAGTATCTGGAGAATGAACACTTTCCACCGCTTAAAATTAAGGCGACTGGATTGAAAGCAGGGACGGTCAGCATTGATGGCTCTATTTCCAGCCAGTTTTTGACGGCTTTTTTAATGTCAGCGCCGTTAGCTGACGGTGAAGTGACCATAAAGATTGTGGGTGAGCTGGTTTCGAAGCCGTACATCGACATCACTCTGCACATCATGCAACAATTTGGTGTTAAGGTGATCAACAAGGAATACCAAGAGTTTGTTATTCCAGCAGGGCAACAATACCTTGCGCCGGGGGATTTCTTGGTGGAGGGGGATGCGTCTTCTGCTTCGTACTTTCTGGCCGCCGCCGCGATAAAAGGTGGAGAGATTAAAGTCACCGGGATCGGTAAAAATAGTATTCAAGGTGACATTCAGTTTGCGCACGCGTTGGAAAAAATGGGCGCGGAAATTGAGTGGGGCGACGACTATGTGATTTCTCGCGTGGGCCAATTGAAAGGCATTGATATGGATTACAACCATATCCCCGATGCAGCCATGACCATTGCCACCACAGCCCTGTTTGCACAAGGGACGACGGCGATTCGTAACGTTTACAATTGGCGAGTAAAGGAAACGGATCGTCTTGCCGCTATGGCAACAGAACTGCGTAAAGTCGGGGCGGAAGTCGAAGAGGGCGAAGACTATTTGATCGTTAAACCAACCAAGCAACTCAAGCATGCGGCGATTGATACTTATGATGACCATCGAATGGCGATGTGTTTTTCACTCGTGGCACTTAGCGACACGCCTGTGACGATCAATGATCCTAAATGTACTTCGAAAACGTTCCCAGATTATTTCGATAAGTTGGCACAATTAAGCGAATTGGCATAA
- the aat gene encoding leucyl/phenylalanyl-tRNA--protein transferase: MAIYLTELDRKSLDFPPAQSALADPNGLLAFGGDLQPQRLLNAYQQGIFPWYGPGEPILWWSPSLRAVFDPDTFSPAKSLRKFQRKAAYQVSINQATEQVIHMCGTTRAADETWLNEEMREAYTLLSRQGACHSIEVWADDQLIGGFYGISVGQLFCGESMFSTRSNASKIALWYFCHHFARHHGKLIDCQVMNPHLHSLGAFTIPREEFLKRLLCLKKQSLAASCFLPQWLEEPDK, encoded by the coding sequence ATGGCTATTTATCTGACCGAACTCGATAGAAAAAGTTTAGACTTTCCACCAGCACAGAGTGCACTGGCTGACCCAAATGGGTTGTTAGCATTTGGTGGTGACCTACAACCACAACGACTCCTCAATGCGTATCAGCAAGGTATTTTTCCTTGGTATGGACCAGGTGAACCGATTCTGTGGTGGAGCCCTTCACTAAGGGCGGTGTTTGACCCTGATACCTTTTCTCCAGCCAAAAGCTTGAGAAAATTCCAAAGAAAAGCAGCTTACCAAGTCAGTATCAATCAGGCGACGGAACAGGTTATTCACATGTGCGGAACCACTCGTGCCGCTGATGAAACCTGGCTTAACGAAGAAATGCGCGAGGCGTATACGCTACTTAGCCGCCAAGGTGCTTGTCACTCGATAGAAGTTTGGGCTGATGACCAATTGATCGGTGGTTTCTATGGCATTTCAGTTGGGCAGCTTTTTTGTGGTGAATCCATGTTTAGCACTCGCAGCAACGCCTCCAAAATTGCCCTGTGGTATTTTTGTCACCATTTCGCCCGCCATCACGGCAAGCTGATTGACTGCCAGGTAATGAATCCTCACCTTCACTCACTCGGCGCCTTTACTATTCCGCGCGAGGAATTTCTAAAACGCCTGCTATGCTTAAAGAAACAGTCGCTTGCAGCGAGTTGTTTTTTGCCACAATGGTTGGAGGAACCCGATAAATGA
- the topA gene encoding type I DNA topoisomerase, which yields MGKSLVIVESPAKAKTINKYLGKDFVVKSSVGHVRDLPTAGQSTGEKAAAISTKGMSAEEKARIKQEKDRKSLIKKMGIDPYHGWEANYQILPGKEKVVSELQKLAKDADFVYLATDLDREGEAIAWHLREIIGGDEARYKRVVFNEITKNAIQQAFQRPGELNMDGVNAQQARRFMDRVVGFMVSPLLWKKVARGLSAGRVQSVAVKLLVEREREIKAFVPEEFWDLHANTMTADSAAFKLLVAQKSGDTFRPVNEAETQAAMAVLQKAQLEVCKREDRPTKSKPSAPFITSTLQQAASTRLGYGVKKTMMLAQRLYEAGYITYMRTDSTNLSSEAVEAVRGYIVSEFGERYLPANPLVYGSKQGAQEAHEAIRPSDVQIKSDDLEGVDSDAHKLYSLIWNQFVACQMTEAEYDSTTVSVKAADYTLKAKGRILKFDGWTRVQRPLGKNEDTILPAVQVGEKLTLQSLEPKQHFTKPPARFTEAALVKELEKRGIGRPSTYASIISTIQDRGYVKVDQRRFYAEKMGEIVTDRLDESFKDLMNYDFTARMEEKLDQIAEGDVLWKAVLDHFFSDFTQDLEKAEQEESEGGMKLNHIVMTDIQCPTCSRPMGIRTASTGVFLGCSGYALPPKERCKTTINLGDEDGIINVLEEDVETAALRAKKRCPICETAMDAYLIDDKRKMHVCGNNPNCEGYLVEYGEFKVKGYDGPVVECDKCGSDMVLKNGRFGKYMDCTSESCKNTRKILKNGEVAPPKEEPVHFPELPCSTSDAYFVLRDGASGLFMAASNFPKSRETRAPLVSELARFVERLPEKYQYLATAPTHDPDGVEAVVRFSRKSKENYVRTEVDGKPTGWTALYDNGKWDISDKRKKAK from the coding sequence ATGGGTAAATCTCTCGTTATAGTGGAGTCGCCAGCCAAGGCTAAAACGATCAATAAGTATCTTGGGAAAGACTTTGTTGTGAAGTCCAGTGTCGGTCACGTGCGTGATCTACCAACGGCTGGGCAAAGTACGGGTGAGAAAGCGGCTGCCATTTCAACTAAAGGCATGAGCGCAGAAGAGAAAGCTCGTATTAAGCAAGAGAAAGATCGTAAATCGTTGATCAAAAAGATGGGGATCGACCCATATCACGGTTGGGAAGCGAATTATCAGATCCTTCCGGGCAAAGAAAAAGTGGTGAGTGAGCTCCAAAAGCTCGCGAAAGACGCTGACTTTGTCTACCTCGCAACCGATTTGGACCGCGAAGGGGAAGCTATAGCGTGGCATCTTCGTGAGATCATCGGTGGTGATGAAGCGCGTTACAAACGAGTGGTGTTTAACGAGATAACCAAGAATGCAATTCAGCAGGCGTTCCAGCGCCCTGGTGAGTTGAATATGGATGGCGTAAATGCCCAGCAAGCTCGACGTTTTATGGACCGAGTGGTGGGCTTTATGGTTTCACCATTACTGTGGAAAAAAGTCGCTCGAGGCTTATCAGCCGGACGAGTTCAATCGGTAGCGGTGAAGTTGCTGGTGGAGCGTGAACGCGAAATCAAAGCGTTTGTCCCCGAAGAGTTCTGGGATCTGCACGCGAATACCATGACCGCAGATTCGGCCGCGTTCAAACTCTTGGTCGCGCAAAAATCTGGTGATACCTTCCGTCCTGTGAACGAAGCGGAAACGCAAGCGGCGATGGCCGTTTTGCAAAAAGCTCAATTGGAAGTTTGCAAACGTGAAGATCGTCCAACGAAGAGCAAGCCATCAGCACCTTTCATCACCTCCACCTTGCAGCAAGCAGCGAGCACACGCTTAGGTTACGGGGTGAAGAAAACCATGATGCTCGCGCAGCGTTTGTACGAAGCGGGTTACATTACTTACATGCGTACAGACTCGACCAACCTAAGTAGTGAAGCGGTGGAGGCCGTACGCGGTTACATCGTATCTGAGTTTGGTGAACGTTATTTGCCAGCCAATCCGCTGGTTTACGGTAGCAAACAAGGCGCTCAAGAAGCGCACGAAGCGATACGTCCATCCGATGTCCAAATTAAATCTGATGATTTAGAAGGGGTTGATAGTGACGCTCATAAACTCTATTCGTTGATCTGGAACCAATTTGTCGCCTGCCAAATGACCGAAGCGGAGTACGATTCGACGACCGTGAGTGTCAAAGCCGCTGATTACACGTTGAAAGCCAAAGGGCGTATTCTCAAATTTGATGGTTGGACACGCGTACAAAGACCGTTAGGTAAAAACGAAGACACGATTTTACCTGCAGTTCAAGTTGGGGAGAAACTAACGCTTCAATCGCTTGAGCCGAAACAGCATTTTACTAAACCACCTGCGCGATTTACCGAAGCCGCGCTAGTGAAAGAACTCGAGAAAAGAGGTATTGGTCGCCCATCAACCTATGCGTCGATCATTTCAACGATTCAAGATCGCGGCTATGTCAAAGTGGATCAACGTCGTTTCTATGCAGAGAAAATGGGTGAAATTGTCACCGATCGCTTAGACGAAAGTTTCAAGGACTTGATGAATTACGATTTCACCGCTCGGATGGAAGAAAAGCTGGACCAAATTGCCGAAGGTGATGTGTTGTGGAAGGCTGTACTCGATCACTTCTTCTCTGATTTTACTCAAGATCTTGAGAAAGCAGAGCAAGAAGAAAGCGAAGGCGGGATGAAATTGAATCATATCGTCATGACCGATATTCAATGCCCGACCTGTTCGCGCCCTATGGGAATACGTACCGCGTCAACTGGTGTCTTTTTAGGCTGCTCAGGCTATGCACTTCCGCCAAAAGAGCGTTGTAAAACCACGATTAACCTCGGTGATGAAGACGGCATTATCAACGTTCTTGAAGAGGATGTTGAGACTGCTGCCCTGCGCGCGAAGAAACGTTGTCCGATTTGTGAGACGGCGATGGACGCCTATCTGATTGATGATAAGCGGAAAATGCACGTATGTGGTAACAACCCAAACTGTGAAGGCTACCTCGTTGAATACGGTGAGTTCAAAGTGAAAGGGTATGATGGCCCAGTGGTTGAGTGCGATAAATGTGGATCTGATATGGTGCTGAAAAATGGCCGTTTCGGTAAATATATGGATTGCACCAGCGAAAGTTGCAAAAATACGCGTAAGATCCTGAAAAATGGAGAAGTAGCGCCACCGAAAGAAGAGCCAGTACATTTCCCTGAGTTACCTTGTAGTACTTCAGATGCTTACTTTGTGCTGCGTGATGGTGCCTCAGGTCTGTTCATGGCGGCGAGCAATTTCCCCAAATCTCGAGAGACGAGAGCGCCATTGGTGTCTGAGCTAGCGCGTTTTGTTGAGCGCTTACCTGAGAAATATCAATACTTGGCTACGGCACCGACGCACGATCCCGATGGCGTAGAAGCAGTAGTGCGTTTTAGTCGTAAGAGCAAGGAAAACTACGTTCGAACAGAAGTAGACGGTAAGCCAACAGGCTGGACCGCGCTCTACGATAACGGGAAATGGGATATTTCAGATAAGCGTAAGAAAGCGAAGTAA
- a CDS encoding glycine zipper 2TM domain-containing protein, producing MKKWLWCLFFFPFLVNASYERNVAKPVNKVIYGEVQSVRYITHQEVQRSQGNGWKTLLGATIGGLVGNQFGGGSGKEVATAVGALAGAVIAHNQSRSEYQVDYQLVELLIQSEQGVLINVIQDVDKNMLFNPGAKVRILYFDQGVRVDLAM from the coding sequence ATGAAAAAATGGTTATGGTGTCTGTTCTTCTTTCCTTTTTTGGTTAATGCGTCCTATGAGAGGAATGTAGCAAAGCCCGTGAACAAAGTCATATATGGCGAGGTGCAATCCGTTCGCTACATCACGCATCAGGAGGTACAACGTTCACAAGGCAATGGCTGGAAGACGCTGCTAGGAGCAACCATCGGCGGGTTAGTGGGCAATCAGTTTGGTGGCGGCAGTGGCAAGGAGGTGGCGACTGCAGTTGGAGCGCTGGCGGGCGCAGTAATTGCACATAATCAGAGCCGTAGTGAATACCAAGTGGACTACCAGTTGGTTGAACTGCTGATTCAAAGTGAGCAAGGTGTTTTGATCAATGTTATTCAGGATGTTGATAAAAACATGCTTTTCAATCCCGGAGCGAAGGTGAGAATTCTCTATTTTGACCAAGGTGTTCGGGTAGATCTGGCGATGTAA
- a CDS encoding TVP38/TMEM64 family protein: MNKKLLFGLLLVSVMAILLYHFAPYLTLENAKAQQQLLSNFISQHWLTAAITYFFLYVALTAFSIPGATVVTLLGAALFGFWFSLLLVSFASTVGATLAFLSSRYLLREWVQKKFSDKLQAINQGVERDGSFYLLSLRLIPVFPFFLINLLMGLSKMTASRFYLTSQIGMLPGTVVYLNAGTQIAEIDSLSGIVSPAVLLSFLLLGLFPMVVKWLMNKYRPQSTVESER, translated from the coding sequence ATGAACAAAAAACTGCTTTTTGGCCTTCTTTTAGTCAGTGTGATGGCTATTTTACTCTATCACTTTGCGCCCTACCTCACTTTAGAAAATGCCAAAGCTCAACAGCAATTACTTAGCAACTTTATCAGCCAACATTGGCTAACGGCCGCAATCACTTATTTTTTTCTATACGTTGCTCTGACTGCTTTTTCCATCCCCGGAGCCACTGTTGTTACCTTACTCGGTGCTGCTTTGTTCGGATTTTGGTTTAGTTTGTTGCTCGTCTCTTTCGCCAGTACCGTTGGGGCTACATTGGCATTTTTAAGCAGTCGATATTTGCTAAGAGAGTGGGTGCAAAAGAAATTTTCTGATAAGTTACAGGCCATTAATCAAGGTGTTGAGCGAGATGGTTCTTTCTATCTGCTATCACTTCGACTAATCCCCGTGTTTCCTTTTTTTCTAATCAACCTTCTGATGGGGCTAAGTAAAATGACAGCCAGTCGCTTTTACTTAACCAGTCAAATTGGCATGCTACCCGGCACGGTTGTCTATCTAAACGCCGGAACACAAATCGCCGAGATCGATTCACTCTCCGGGATCGTTTCACCTGCCGTTTTGCTGTCGTTTCTATTACTTGGGCTTTTTCCTATGGTAGTGAAATGGTTGATGAACAAATATCGCCCTCAGTCTACTGTAGAGAGTGAACGGTAA
- the infA gene encoding translation initiation factor IF-1: protein MAKEDVIEMQGTVLDTLPNTMFRVELENGHVVTAHISGKMRKNYIRILTGDKVTVEMTPYDLSKGRIVFRAR, encoded by the coding sequence ATGGCTAAAGAAGACGTAATTGAGATGCAGGGTACCGTCCTTGATACTCTACCTAACACTATGTTTCGTGTTGAGCTAGAAAACGGCCACGTTGTTACTGCGCACATTTCCGGCAAGATGCGTAAGAACTACATCCGTATCCTTACGGGTGACAAAGTAACTGTAGAGATGACTCCATACGACCTATCCAAAGGCCGCATCGTCTTCCGTGCCCGTTAA
- the glgA gene encoding glycogen synthase GlgA, which translates to MATSNLSVLFVASEAEGLIKSGGLADVARALPETLVELEQDARLVIPAYSAIDGLADDEVVLESQLDFWPHTSYQVKQRMLGDLPVYLIACTAYFDRPAMYAENNQSYADNGERFAFFSAACLDMLPKIGFRPHIVHANDWHTGLVPFLLKYRYANNEFFAETRSVLSIHNAVFKGVFSYQELQCLPEFHSRYVPEVAVSATHITMLKAGVMTADKINAVSPTYAEELKTELGSHGMAWEFQYRAVDLVGILNGCDYSAWNPQTDAFLPTRYEATLHSMEQGKRDCKAALQQQVGLPVKDVAMFGMVCRLTHQKGVHYLLPILSEFLKHEAQLVIVGTGDPLLAMELRDVAARFADKLVFIEAYDNQLAHLVEAAADFFLMPSEFEPCGLNQIYSMAYGTLPIVRGVGGLKDSVHDYDANPAEATGIVFQDPTPQALLISMQRALLLYAQNLAEVRRVQLQAMQQDFCWSKAAQQYLSLYKAALRIG; encoded by the coding sequence TTGGCTACTAGCAACTTGTCTGTTTTGTTTGTTGCTTCTGAAGCTGAAGGGTTGATCAAGAGCGGTGGCTTGGCGGATGTCGCCAGGGCACTGCCGGAAACCTTGGTTGAACTTGAGCAAGACGCTAGGCTGGTTATTCCGGCCTATTCAGCGATAGATGGTCTTGCTGACGATGAAGTGGTGTTGGAGAGTCAGTTGGATTTCTGGCCCCATACTTCTTATCAAGTTAAGCAGCGGATGTTAGGTGACTTACCCGTCTATCTGATTGCGTGTACTGCGTATTTTGATCGACCAGCCATGTATGCGGAAAACAATCAATCTTATGCTGATAATGGCGAGCGCTTTGCCTTTTTCAGTGCCGCTTGTTTGGATATGTTGCCTAAGATCGGTTTTCGTCCACACATAGTGCACGCCAATGACTGGCATACTGGCTTAGTCCCATTTCTGCTCAAGTATCGTTACGCCAACAACGAGTTTTTCGCTGAAACACGCAGCGTCCTCTCTATCCACAATGCTGTGTTCAAAGGTGTTTTCAGTTATCAAGAACTTCAGTGCTTACCTGAGTTTCATAGCCGATATGTCCCTGAAGTGGCGGTGAGTGCAACTCACATCACGATGCTCAAAGCAGGAGTGATGACCGCAGATAAGATCAATGCGGTCAGTCCTACCTATGCAGAAGAGCTTAAAACCGAACTGGGTAGTCATGGCATGGCTTGGGAGTTTCAATACCGCGCTGTGGATTTGGTGGGTATCTTAAATGGCTGTGACTATTCGGCTTGGAATCCTCAGACCGATGCCTTCCTGCCGACGCGCTATGAAGCGACCTTGCACAGCATGGAGCAAGGCAAACGCGACTGTAAAGCGGCACTGCAACAACAAGTCGGGCTTCCCGTCAAAGACGTCGCGATGTTTGGTATGGTGTGCCGGCTGACCCATCAAAAAGGGGTACACTATCTGTTGCCGATCCTGAGTGAGTTTTTAAAGCATGAAGCTCAATTGGTGATTGTCGGTACTGGTGATCCACTACTGGCGATGGAACTCAGAGATGTAGCCGCTCGTTTTGCTGATAAGCTTGTCTTTATCGAAGCATACGATAATCAACTTGCACACTTGGTCGAAGCGGCTGCCGATTTCTTTCTGATGCCTTCTGAGTTTGAACCATGTGGTTTAAATCAGATCTACAGCATGGCCTATGGCACCTTGCCAATCGTTCGTGGTGTGGGTGGTTTGAAGGACAGTGTGCATGATTACGACGCAAATCCTGCCGAGGCAACCGGAATTGTTTTCCAAGATCCAACCCCTCAAGCTCTGTTGATCAGTATGCAGCGCGCTTTACTTCTCTATGCACAAAATCTAGCGGAAGTCCGCCGGGTACAGTTGCAAGCGATGCAGCAAGATTTTTGCTGGAGTAAGGCTGCTCAGCAATACTTAAGCCTTTATAAAGCGGCGCTAAGAATTGGTTAA
- a CDS encoding YciN family protein, translated as MTEKKPISEFELLLIANHLIQEHEDYFAGMRATSVEEKEDVLIFKGEYFLDSDGLPTPQTTAVFNMFKYLAHELSKKFTLK; from the coding sequence ATGACCGAGAAAAAACCTATTTCAGAATTCGAGCTGCTACTCATAGCAAATCACCTAATTCAGGAACATGAAGACTATTTTGCAGGCATGCGCGCAACAAGTGTGGAAGAAAAAGAAGACGTTTTGATCTTCAAAGGAGAGTATTTTTTAGACTCAGATGGTCTACCAACACCACAAACGACTGCTGTATTTAATATGTTCAAATACCTAGCGCACGAGTTGTCAAAAAAATTCACCCTCAAATAA
- a CDS encoding TfoX/Sxy family DNA transformation protein, whose protein sequence is MDKPILKDSMKLFEQLGAIKSRSMFGGFGLFADETMFALVVKDQLHIRADQNTTSLFEKQGLRPYVYKKRGFPVVTKYYAVTDSLWDNKTALMSVARQALDSARKEKELQAVAKPDRLKDLPNLRLATERMLKKAGIETVEQLEMQGSVGAYEAIKNTHSGSVSLELLWALEGAINGTHWSVIPQKRRDELVNKLSS, encoded by the coding sequence ATGGATAAACCGATACTCAAAGATTCGATGAAGCTTTTTGAGCAACTTGGTGCGATAAAATCTCGCTCTATGTTTGGCGGATTCGGCCTTTTTGCAGATGAGACCATGTTTGCATTGGTCGTCAAAGATCAGCTTCATATTCGCGCGGATCAAAACACAACCTCATTGTTCGAAAAACAGGGCCTTAGGCCTTATGTTTACAAAAAACGTGGCTTCCCTGTTGTTACCAAATACTACGCGGTAACCGATTCACTTTGGGACAACAAGACGGCATTGATGAGCGTCGCAAGACAAGCTTTGGACAGCGCCCGAAAAGAAAAAGAGCTTCAAGCTGTTGCCAAACCCGATCGTCTGAAAGATTTACCAAATCTAAGGCTGGCAACTGAGCGTATGCTGAAAAAAGCAGGTATTGAAACGGTTGAGCAGTTGGAAATGCAAGGCTCTGTTGGTGCTTATGAAGCGATCAAAAACACGCACAGTGGAAGTGTTAGCCTTGAACTATTGTGGGCGTTAGAAGGCGCTATCAATGGGACACACTGGAGCGTCATTCCTCAAAAGCGCCGAGATGAGCTAGTCAACAAGCTTTCCTCTTAA